A stretch of the Flavobacterium sp. 5 genome encodes the following:
- a CDS encoding GAF domain-containing protein, whose translation MTFQELQPKIKEITTNTVLNRDEKLLTICQLLSDSISYYNWVGFYFANHETKTLHLGPYVGAETDHTVIPFGKGICGQVAVSNSNFVVPDVSAQDNYIACSFTVKSEIVVPLFVNGENIGQIDIDSHVIDPFTEADENFLEFVNEEISKLF comes from the coding sequence ATGACTTTTCAAGAATTACAACCAAAAATAAAGGAAATAACAACAAATACAGTACTTAACAGAGATGAAAAGCTTTTGACAATTTGTCAACTCTTGAGCGATTCTATTTCATACTACAATTGGGTAGGCTTTTATTTTGCCAATCACGAAACAAAAACACTACACCTTGGTCCTTATGTAGGTGCTGAAACTGATCATACAGTTATACCTTTTGGAAAAGGAATATGCGGACAAGTAGCGGTTTCGAATTCGAATTTTGTTGTTCCAGATGTTAGTGCTCAAGACAATTATATTGCTTGTAGTTTTACAGTAAAATCAGAGATTGTTGTACCACTTTTCGTAAATGGAGAAAATATTGGTCAAATTGACATTGACAGTCACGTAATTGACCCATTTACAGAAGCTGACGAAAATTTCTTAGAATTTGTAAATGAGGAGATTTCCAAATTATTTTAA
- a CDS encoding polyribonucleotide nucleotidyltransferase, whose product MIPQLFVESIDLGDGRSITIETGRLAKQADGSVVVRIGKTVILGTVVSSRKASPGIDFLPLTVDYREKFAAAGRFPGGFFKREARPSDSEVLTMRLVDRVLRPLFPSDYHAEVQVMIQLMSHDDEVMPDALAGLAASAALALSDIPFETLISEARVGRIDGKFIINPSRAQLELSDIDMMIGASTDSIAMVEGEMKEISEAEMVEAIKFAHEHIKVQIAAQERLAQAFGKKEVRTYEKEKSDEAIYAKVKAAAYDKIYAIASKGSAKHERSAAFDAVKEEVKALFTEEELAENGDLVSKYFYKTNKEAVRNVTLDLGTRLDGRKTTEIRPIWSEVDYLPSVHGSALFTRGETQALATATLGTSREANQIDSPSEQGEEKFYLHYNFPPFSTGEARPLRGTSRREVGHGNLAQRALKNMIPAENPYTIRVVSEVLESNGSSSMATVCAGTLALMDAGIQMIRPVSGIAMGLITDGDRFAVLSDILGDEDHLGDMDFKVTGTSEGITACQMDIKIDGLKYEIMEQALAQARDGRLHILGKLLETLAKPNADVKAHSPKIITRTIPGNFIGALIGPGGKVIQELQKATGTTIVINEVDEQGVIEILGTDPAGIEAVLAKIKSITFKPQMGEAYEVKVIKILDFGAVVEYTSAPGNEVLLHVSELAWERTENVTDVVNMGDVFQVKYLGVDPKTKKEKVSRKALLQRPPREEKKE is encoded by the coding sequence ATGATTCCACAATTATTTGTAGAAAGCATCGATTTAGGTGATGGCAGAAGCATCACAATCGAGACAGGTCGTTTAGCAAAACAAGCAGACGGTTCTGTAGTAGTAAGAATTGGTAAAACTGTTATTTTAGGAACAGTAGTATCTTCAAGAAAAGCAAGCCCAGGTATTGACTTTTTGCCACTTACGGTAGATTACCGTGAAAAATTTGCTGCAGCGGGTCGTTTCCCTGGAGGTTTCTTCAAAAGAGAAGCAAGACCAAGCGATAGCGAAGTATTAACAATGAGATTAGTTGACCGTGTTTTACGTCCACTTTTCCCATCTGATTACCACGCAGAAGTACAAGTTATGATTCAGTTAATGTCTCATGACGATGAAGTTATGCCAGATGCATTAGCAGGTTTAGCAGCATCAGCAGCTTTAGCGTTATCTGATATTCCTTTTGAAACTTTAATCTCTGAAGCAAGAGTAGGTCGTATTGATGGAAAATTCATCATCAACCCATCTCGTGCACAATTAGAATTGTCTGATATTGACATGATGATTGGAGCTTCTACAGATTCTATCGCAATGGTAGAAGGAGAAATGAAAGAAATCTCAGAAGCAGAAATGGTAGAAGCAATTAAATTTGCTCACGAACACATCAAAGTACAAATTGCTGCTCAAGAAAGATTGGCTCAAGCTTTTGGAAAAAAAGAAGTTCGTACATACGAAAAAGAAAAATCAGACGAAGCTATTTACGCTAAAGTAAAAGCTGCGGCTTACGATAAAATTTACGCTATTGCAAGCAAAGGTTCAGCTAAACATGAACGTTCAGCTGCATTTGACGCTGTAAAAGAAGAAGTAAAAGCATTATTTACTGAAGAAGAATTGGCAGAAAACGGAGATTTAGTTTCTAAATATTTCTACAAAACCAATAAAGAAGCAGTTCGTAATGTAACTTTAGATTTAGGAACTCGTTTAGACGGAAGAAAAACTACAGAGATCAGACCAATTTGGAGTGAAGTAGATTACTTACCATCAGTACACGGTTCTGCATTGTTTACTCGTGGAGAAACTCAAGCATTGGCTACAGCAACTTTAGGAACTTCTAGAGAAGCTAATCAAATTGATTCACCATCTGAACAAGGAGAAGAAAAATTCTACTTACACTATAACTTCCCTCCATTTTCAACAGGAGAAGCTCGTCCGTTAAGAGGAACTTCAAGAAGAGAAGTTGGTCACGGAAACTTAGCTCAAAGAGCCCTAAAAAACATGATTCCTGCTGAAAATCCATACACTATAAGAGTTGTATCTGAGGTATTGGAATCAAATGGTTCATCTTCTATGGCTACGGTTTGTGCTGGAACATTAGCATTAATGGATGCAGGTATTCAAATGATTCGTCCTGTTTCTGGAATTGCAATGGGATTGATTACTGACGGAGATCGTTTTGCTGTTTTGTCTGATATTTTAGGTGATGAAGATCACTTAGGAGATATGGACTTTAAAGTAACTGGAACTTCTGAAGGAATTACAGCTTGTCAAATGGACATCAAAATTGATGGATTGAAATACGAAATCATGGAGCAAGCATTGGCTCAGGCTCGTGATGGACGTTTACATATCTTAGGAAAATTACTGGAAACGCTTGCAAAACCAAATGCAGATGTTAAAGCACATTCTCCAAAAATCATCACAAGAACTATTCCTGGAAACTTTATTGGAGCGTTAATCGGACCTGGTGGAAAAGTAATTCAAGAATTACAAAAAGCTACTGGTACTACTATCGTTATCAACGAGGTGGATGAGCAAGGTGTTATCGAAATTTTAGGAACTGATCCTGCTGGAATTGAAGCAGTATTGGCTAAAATTAAATCGATCACTTTCAAACCGCAAATGGGAGAAGCTTATGAGGTGAAAGTAATTAAAATATTAGATTTTGGTGCAGTTGTAGAATATACATCAGCTCCTGGAAACGAAGTTTTATTACACGTATCTGAATTAGCTTGGGAACGCACAGAAAACGTTACTGATGTTGTAAATATGGGTGATGTATTCCAAGTAAAATACTTAGGTGTTGACCCTAAAACTAAAAAAGAAAAAGTGTCAAGAAAAGCACTTTTGCAAAGACCTCCACGTGAGGAGAAAAAAGAGTAA
- the rpsO gene encoding 30S ribosomal protein S15, translated as MYLTKEIKEEIFAKHGGKAENTGSAEGQIALFTYRISHLTEHLKKNRHDFNTERSLVLLVGKRRSLLDYLKKTEINRYREIIKVLGIRK; from the coding sequence ATGTATTTAACTAAAGAGATTAAAGAAGAAATCTTCGCTAAACACGGAGGAAAAGCAGAAAACACAGGATCTGCAGAAGGACAAATCGCGTTATTCACTTACAGAATTAGCCACCTTACTGAGCACTTGAAAAAAAATCGTCACGATTTTAACACTGAGCGTTCATTAGTACTATTAGTAGGTAAAAGAAGATCTTTGTTGGATTACTTGAAGAAAACAGAAATCAACAGATATCGTGAGATTATCAAAGTATTGGGTATTAGAAAATAA
- a CDS encoding exosortase F system-associated protein: MLNKVLQNKARIFFLIVLVCALIIVRAFECQWFYDPFLVYFKGNYLKSSLPEFNSGLLFLGLLLRFSINMILSLGILYLLFKDREMISFAAVLYVLLFVILIIVFFSILYFFKNQENLLLFYVRRFLIQPLFVILFVPAFYFQKLKK, encoded by the coding sequence ATGCTAAATAAAGTACTCCAAAATAAAGCACGTATTTTTTTTCTCATTGTATTAGTGTGTGCATTAATAATTGTAAGGGCTTTTGAATGCCAATGGTTTTATGATCCTTTTTTGGTTTATTTTAAAGGAAATTATTTAAAATCGTCTTTGCCAGAGTTTAATTCTGGATTACTTTTTTTAGGGTTATTACTTCGCTTTTCTATAAATATGATACTTTCGTTGGGTATTCTTTATCTTCTTTTTAAGGATAGAGAAATGATTTCATTTGCAGCAGTTTTGTATGTTTTGCTTTTTGTGATTCTGATAATCGTTTTCTTCTCTATTCTTTATTTTTTTAAAAATCAGGAAAATTTACTGCTATTTTATGTAAGGCGTTTTTTGATTCAACCTTTGTTTGTAATTCTTTTTGTACCAGCGTTTTATTTTCAAAAACTGAAAAAATAA
- the xrtF gene encoding exosortase family protein XrtF: protein MKKYFVEYKPFLVFLASFFGCYILLTFVYQFFLSGFGSSTVDTITQVVAKNSEKVISWFFMRVQSESVVSEPFVRMYFQNQYIVRIVEGCNGISVIILFISFIVAFSGSLKNTLLFIFGGTVLIYILNVLRIAVLIVLMYYFPEKTHLLHGVLFPVIIYGIVFILWVIWVNKFSKYAK from the coding sequence TTGAAAAAATATTTCGTTGAGTATAAACCTTTTTTAGTTTTTTTAGCTAGCTTTTTTGGTTGCTATATTTTACTAACTTTCGTCTACCAGTTTTTTTTGAGTGGCTTCGGAAGTAGTACTGTAGATACAATCACACAAGTTGTTGCCAAAAATTCTGAAAAGGTAATTTCATGGTTCTTTATGCGTGTTCAGTCTGAAAGTGTTGTTAGTGAGCCTTTTGTTAGGATGTATTTTCAAAATCAATATATCGTTCGGATTGTGGAAGGTTGTAACGGAATAAGTGTTATTATTTTATTTATTTCTTTTATTGTGGCTTTCTCAGGAAGCTTAAAAAATACTTTGCTTTTTATTTTTGGTGGAACTGTATTGATTTATATTCTAAATGTGCTTCGTATAGCTGTATTAATAGTTTTGATGTATTATTTTCCCGAAAAAACACATTTACTCCATGGTGTTTTATTTCCAGTAATAATTTATGGGATAGTTTTTATTTTATGGGTAATTTGGGTTAATAAATTTTCGAAATATGCTAAATAA